A window from Triticum aestivum cultivar Chinese Spring chromosome 6D, IWGSC CS RefSeq v2.1, whole genome shotgun sequence encodes these proteins:
- the LOC123140642 gene encoding mugineic-acid 3-dioxygenase codes for MRTQTMRLRCDLPAHNSVRYTSRNQVKMKTPTTKLMFDLPAHNSVPDKYIMPAEKRPRRHELVDDGLSVALPVVDLKKGRPQVARDILEAGKEFGFFQVVNHGVGEDVVQGFREVAAEFLRLPEEAKLEYYSEDQSKAFRVISGCITSHKLMNEWPTQPEIFRERLANYSVAVQELAWKLLRLIAEELGLDDHNFFKGDLTGGETLMNVHYYPLCPDPNLTMGVRPHSDRYIITVLSQGDVGGLQAKIGGRWIGVEPIHNAFVINFGLQMEINQRASCKRGAPGGNQLC; via the exons ATGAGAACTCAGACAATGAGGCTCAGGTGCGACCTCCCGGCACACAACTCTGTGCGGTACACAAGTCGAAACCAAGTCAAGATGAAAACTCCGACAACGAAGCTCATGTTTGACCTCCCGGCACACAACTCCGTGCCGGACAAGTACATCATGCCGGCGGAGAAACGCCCTCGCCGCCACGAGCTAGTGGATGACGGCCTCTCAGTTGCTCTCCCCGTCGTCGATCTTAAGAAAGGCCGTCCACAAGTCGCCCGCGATATCTTGGAGGCCGGCAAGGAGTTTGGCTTCTTCCAG GTGGTGAACCACGGTGTAGGGGAAGACGTGGTCCAGGGCTTCAGGGAAGTGGCAGCGGAGTTCTTGAGGTTGCCGGAGGAGGCCAAGCTGGAGTACTACTCCGAGGACCAGAGCAAGGCTTTCCGGGTAATCTCCGGCTGTATCACTTCCCACAAGCTGATGAACGAATGGCCAACACAGCCAGAAATATTTAG GGAGCGTCTTGCCAACTACTCGGTAgcggtgcaggagctggcgtggAAGCTCCTCAGGCTCATCGCCGAGGAGCTCGGCCTGGATGACCACAATTTCTTCAAGGGTGACCTCACCGGCGGCGAGACACTGATGAATGTGCACTACTACCCACTGTGCCCTGACCCGAACCTGACGATGGGCGTCCGTCCACATTCCGACCGCTATATCATAACCGTCCTGTCACAAGGCGACGTCGGTGGCTTACAGGCCAAGATAGGGGGGCGCTGGATCGGTGTTGAACCGATACACAACGCCTTCGTTATCAACTTTGGGCTCCAGATGGAG ATTAACCAACGGGCTTCTTGCAAGCGTGGAGCACCGGGTGGTAACCAACTCTGCTAA